From Pieris napi chromosome 24, ilPieNapi1.2, whole genome shotgun sequence:
CTTGAAGTGTAATTCCGGGGCGTACTTGTAAACGCACGTTGTTATTTCATTTCCCAACTGACATTTTGAAACCTCGTGATGATTTATctgcaaatttaaatatgattttcaccatttattttatttatgattttttattcaaagtgGCGTTTGTGATGAGGATGAGCTTTTATAAGCTTATGCTAAACAAatgtggaacagtctgctcctcagcataatgctgagccagggacaattaaaagtcaaaagtcaaaaatctgtgaaattcaaaaaagtactaatcaaaacaaatcttctaattttacatttacggccagttctcaaatcaagcgcgtagaatggaagagaagaactggcaataaactctccgccactctttttttatcgccaagttttttgttttacataacgtttgtaaggagttgcaaccattacaccatgttccacatgacatcttaagtaataaataattataaaataaattaaaacaaaatattgccgtggggttcaaaatacactgccacagggaccaatcattgtttaaattttctttttattgatttttataactaCTATGTAGggtaagaaaatttataaattcagtttatttgattgttatgttaaGGTTTtagtaaagaaattaaaactaataattatacCTCATTTTCACAATTTTCACCAACACTCTTCATATGCTCCAATTTCTTTGTGTTCGTTAAAAGAAGCGGCGAAATAATCATTATGAAGCCTTTCTTAGAAAATTTGTTGTCTTGAACAATATTGATCTAAAAGAAATGTAGATATTTTAGTTGAAGATTCTCTTTCATGAAAGATAAGTGTTACGATCAGTTATTGCAAGTTCATTCATGAAAGGTTAGGTtagcaattaatttttttgctcTAGTaggtaagtaaataaataaagtaagacgtccgtcgttccacaactgagcgttttctaaggcagtttttagctgcccactgaagacTTTCCAAACCAAGgtgccttcaagaaaagagcgtaccaattcttgaaaggccggcaacgcacttgcgagccttctgtaGTACCATAGgcggaggtatcacttaacatacaaaaaaagtaTACAGCGTTATTTACAAACCAGTTGTGTGGTCAGGTTGTCTTGAAACATAAGCCTGAATTTCAGCATTCtgttcttttaaattaaaaaaaaaagtggcaCTACAACGTTTTTTAGGTacgggcctcagatttctgtatctgtttcatgaacatttgcagtaggtgatcagtctactgtgcctgacacacgccgtcgactttttgggtctaaggcaagccggtttccttacgatgttttcgtGATGTCGAGCGAATgtgaaatgcgcacatagaaagtaagTTCATTGGGAAAGCCGGAGCTCGAatctacaacctcagggatgacaaTCCGAAGCCACTAGGGTAACAATGTTCTTCTAAATTACCTTTTCCAATAAACAAGTAACAATACAAGAAGATTTTTCTGGAAATGGCGGctcatttcttaaatattccAAGTCAGCCTCCGTAGCGTTCACATTTCTCATACATTGTCTCGCTTTTGCCGCCAACGCTTTATGAATTACACTTTTTAAGTGGCTCTCTGGAAAAAGCGTTATGTAGGGAAATTTACTAGGTTTTATTAAACACTCGTGTGGGTTTTGGaatgaattaaaacaatgTTACGAAAACGTACGTACAAAGTCGCAcacgtaattaataaataataaatatagttttagaaaactataaaacacgcttttaaagcacatcaaactaaaaagttattttccactttttagtcctagcagcaatacgtgttatttcaatttaatcgtattgctttgtggacttaaaaaaaaaattcattgttttttcgaaataaacctatgtaattattatattgtcgctgattctttataagtgttgaattaaatctgtccgtttaaagtgggtcaaaatcgagtccgaaggagtcggttacatacatacatacatacatacaggtgaagctaatataaagcgtgtaaaaaatagcctttatccGAGTACTAC
This genomic window contains:
- the LOC125061920 gene encoding uncharacterized protein LOC125061920; the protein is MFRINKIHLLLFLNILTVFAEQESHLKSVIHKALAAKARQCMRNVNATEADLEYLRNEPPFPEKSSCIVTCLLEKINIVQDNKFSKKGFIMIISPLLLTNTKKLEHMKSVGENCENEINHHEVSKCQLGNEITTCVYKYAPELHFKN